GATCTTCGGGGCCGCGAAGGCCAGTCCCGGCACCAGGGACGACGCGGCGGCGCCGGCGCCGGCGATCAGCGCGGCGCGGCGGGGAAGGATGGACGGACGCGTCATGCGGGTCTCCTGTGGTGGCAAGTCGTGGTCATTCCGCCGGCGGCGCGGCGCGCGCCGTCAGCTCGATCCAGGTCGCGGCGAGTCCTCCGCCGGCGCGGACATCGACGCGAAGGAGCCCCTCGATCGCGCGCGGCGGCGTCCTGCGCGGATCGAGCGGCTTGAGCGCCAGCGCGAGCGTGTCGGAGTCGACGGTCATCTTCTGCGGCGCCGAATGGTCGATCGACGCGCCATCGTACGGGAAGAAATACGCCGACTCGATCCGCGCTCCGGCTGGCGTCCGCCATGGCGCGCTGACGCGCCACGCGCCGGGCGCGCCGGCGAGGACGCCGTCGCCGCGCGCCGGCGTGGCGGCGGTGGTCGACGGCGCGGCGGGCGGCGCGGCGCCGGCGGGCGCCACCAGCGAGAATTTCCCCGACTCCGGCACGCAGACCTCGGCGCAGGCCAGCCAGGTCGCCTCGGCCTCGATCCGCGTCGGCGCGCCGTCGCGGGGAACGGACACCACCGTCGTGAACACGGCCTCGCCGTGGTGTCCGTAGCTGACGACCCCGGATGCCTCGATCATTTCCGGCAGCGGCCAGATCGTCGGGCCGGTCGAGGAACGCTCGCCGATCGCGAGACGCACCGCGACGGCCTCGCCGGCATCCCCGGGATTGCGCCAGTAGGTGTGCCAGCCCGGCTTCAGCCGCAGCCGCAGCCCGACGGCGATGCTATCCGTCCCGTCCGCCGGCAGCGCGACCAGGGTCGCTGTCGTGCGCTCGGTCGTTACATCAGGCGACTCCGGCCACGCGCCCGCCGGCGCGGCCGCCAAACCGAGCAGCGCGGGCAACATCAGCAGGATCACGCGCGAGCGTCGCATTCGAAGGATCCCGTTGGCGTCGCACGGCCTCGACCGTGGGACAGGGTGTCGTATGCTCTGCGCCGCGGCGGGCGGGGTCAATTCACGGCGCTGCGAGGCGCCGGACGGGCGCCGGTGGGTGTGCGACCACCCCGCGATCTGTACACAGCGTTGTCCTAAGCGGCGAACGCTCACCTAGTATTCGCGGCATCGACTCCGGTGCCACGGACATCGGCCGCTGACTGGATATTCTTTATTTAGAATCAGCCGCTTAGAGGCGCGGCGCGAAATTGTACGGTGTTTCTGTGGAGAAGTGCGTCAATGGGTAAGAATGCGCTGTTCGCGGCGTCCCCATTCCATCTTCCACAGGGATATCCACATTTCGCTAACCGCCTCAATTGAGAGCGCGCGCGAGGCCCGTCCGCGGATGCCGGCGCGCGAATTCGCTAAGGTGCGTCGACCATGACCGCCGACCCCGATCCGAACCCGCCGCCGCCGGCCGCGCCATCCGAGCCGCCTCCAGCGGAGGACACGGTCGTGGCGTCCGGTGACGCGGCGCCGGCGATGGCCGACGATGCCGTCGACGACGCCGCGCCCCCGGAAGGATCGCTGGCGGCCGGCATCGCCGTGATCGCGGCGCACGTGAAAACGCTACCGCGGAAACCCGGTGTCTACCGCATGATCGACCGCAAGGGCGACGTGCTCTACGTCGGCAAGGCGCGCTCGCTGCGTCAGCGGGTCGCGAGCTACACCCAGCCGACGCGGCTGGTGACGCGGCTGATGCGCATGGTGGCCGCGACCACGACGATGGAGTTCGTGGTCACCGACAGCGAGGCCGAGGCCCTGCTGCTCGAGAACAACCTGATCAAGCGGTTCATGCCGCGCTTCAACGTCCTGCTGCGCGACGACAAATCGTTCCCCTACATCGTGATCCGCCGCGACCATCCGTGGGCGCAGCTCGCCAAGCACCGCGGCGCGCGCAACGCCACCGACGAGTATTTCGGGCCGTTCGCCTCGGCCGGCGCCGTCAACCGCACGCTCTACACGCTGCAGCGCGCGTTCCCGCTGCGCTCGTGCTCGGACTCGATCTTCGCCAACCGCACGCGGCCGTGCCTGCAGTTCCAGATCAAGCGCTGCGTGGCGCCCTGCGTCGGCCGCGTCGCGCCGGCGGAGTACGAGACGATCGTCGACGACGTACGCGGCTTCCTCGGCGGCCGCAGCCGCCAGGTGCAGGAGCAGATGTCGGCGCGGATGGAGGCGGCGAGCGCCGAGCTCGAGTTCGAGCGCGCCGCGGTGTTCCGCGACCGCGTGCGCGCGCTGACGGCGATCCAGTCGCACCAGTCGATCGAGATCGCCGGCATCGACGAGGCCGACGTGTTCGCCGCGCACGGCGAGGGCGGCCAGATCTGCGTGCAGGTGTTCTTCGTGCGCGGCGGCAACAACCTCGGCAACAAGGCCTATTTCCCGTCGCACGCCCGCGATCTACCGGTGGGCGAGGTGCTGTCGTCGTTCATCGGCCAGTTCTACAGCGCCCGCCCGGCGCCGCGCGAGATACTGGTCAGCGACGAGCTGCCCGAGACCGGGCTTCTGGCGGCGGCGCTGTCGCTCGGCGCCGACGGCCGCCGCGTCGACATCCTCCGTCCGCAACGCGGCGCGCGCCGCGACCTGATGGACCACGCCGTCGCCAACGCGCGCGAGGCGCTGGGCCGGCGGCTGGCCGAGAGCTCGACGCACCGCAAGCTGCTCGACGGCGTGGCGCGCGTGTTCGGTCTCGACGCCGCGCCGGAGCGCATCGAGGTCTACGACAACAGCCACATCCAGGGCAGCGACGCGGTCGGCGCGATGATCGTCGCCGGCCCCGACGGGTTCATGAAAAACGCCTACCGCAAGTTCAACATCCGCACCGCCGCCAAGCCCGGCGCCGCGCCGCCGGACGCCGCCGCCGACGGCGCGCCGGACGAGACCATCTCCGCCGGCGACGACTACGGCATGATGCGCGAGGTGCTGACGCGCCGCTTCCAGCGGGCGCTGAAGGAGGATCCCGACGGCGACAAGGGCCAGTGGCCCGATCTCGTCGTGATCGACGGCGGCCTCGGCCAGCTCCACGCCGCGCAGGAGGTGTTCGCCGATCTCGGCGTCGACGACGTGGCGCTGGTGTCGATCGCCAAGGGACCGGACCGCGACGCCGGCCGCGAGCGCTTCTTCCTGCCGGGCCGCGCGCCGTTCTCGCTCGAGCCGCGCGACCCCGTGCTGTACTTCCTGCAGCGTCTACGCGACGAGGCGCACCGCTTCGCCATCGGCACGCACCGCGCGCGGCGCACGGCCGGACTCACCTCGTCGCGTCTGGACGACGTGCCCGGCGTCGGCGCGTCGCGCAAACGCGCGCTGCTCAACCATTTCGGCTCGGCGCGCGCCGTCGCCACGGCGACGCTGGAGGATCTGCGCGCGGTGCCCGGCGTGTCGGTGACGATGGCGAAAAAAGTCTATGACCACTTCCGGGCCGGCGGGTAGACTCGCCGCGAAGGCGGCCGCCCCGGCCGCCGCGCGTGCCGGTCGATGCTGTTCAGCCTGCCCAATCTGCTCACGCTCGCCCGCGTCGCCGCGATCCCGCTCGTCGTCGCGTGCTTCTGGCTCGACAAGGGCTGGGCGCAGTGGACGGCGGCGGGGTTGTTCGCCGCCGCCAGCGTCACCGACTACCTCGACGGCTGGCTGGCGCGGCGCTGGCAGCAGGTGTCGCGGCTGGGACGCTTCCTCGATCCGATCGCCGACAAGCTGCTGGTCGCCTCGGTGCTGCTGATGCTCTGCGCCAAGGGTCCGGTGCGGGAATTGCACGTCATCGCGGCCCTGATCATCCTGTGCCGCGAGATCCTGGTCTCCGGTCTGCGCGAATTCCTCGCCGAGCTGCGGGTGGGCGTGCCGGTGAGCCGGGCCGCGAAGTGGAAGACCGCGATCCAGATGCTGGCGCTGGCGGTGCTGCTGGTCGGCGACGCGGCGCCGGCGCTGCCGGTGCTGGAGACCGGCCTGGCGCTGCTGTGGGCGGCCGCGCTGTTGACGTTGTGGACCGG
The genomic region above belongs to Rhodospirillales bacterium and contains:
- the uvrC gene encoding excinuclease ABC subunit UvrC; its protein translation is MADDAVDDAAPPEGSLAAGIAVIAAHVKTLPRKPGVYRMIDRKGDVLYVGKARSLRQRVASYTQPTRLVTRLMRMVAATTTMEFVVTDSEAEALLLENNLIKRFMPRFNVLLRDDKSFPYIVIRRDHPWAQLAKHRGARNATDEYFGPFASAGAVNRTLYTLQRAFPLRSCSDSIFANRTRPCLQFQIKRCVAPCVGRVAPAEYETIVDDVRGFLGGRSRQVQEQMSARMEAASAELEFERAAVFRDRVRALTAIQSHQSIEIAGIDEADVFAAHGEGGQICVQVFFVRGGNNLGNKAYFPSHARDLPVGEVLSSFIGQFYSARPAPREILVSDELPETGLLAAALSLGADGRRVDILRPQRGARRDLMDHAVANAREALGRRLAESSTHRKLLDGVARVFGLDAAPERIEVYDNSHIQGSDAVGAMIVAGPDGFMKNAYRKFNIRTAAKPGAAPPDAAADGAPDETISAGDDYGMMREVLTRRFQRALKEDPDGDKGQWPDLVVIDGGLGQLHAAQEVFADLGVDDVALVSIAKGPDRDAGRERFFLPGRAPFSLEPRDPVLYFLQRLRDEAHRFAIGTHRARRTAGLTSSRLDDVPGVGASRKRALLNHFGSARAVATATLEDLRAVPGVSVTMAKKVYDHFRAGG
- the pgsA gene encoding CDP-diacylglycerol--glycerol-3-phosphate 3-phosphatidyltransferase, which gives rise to MLFSLPNLLTLARVAAIPLVVACFWLDKGWAQWTAAGLFAAASVTDYLDGWLARRWQQVSRLGRFLDPIADKLLVASVLLMLCAKGPVRELHVIAALIILCREILVSGLREFLAELRVGVPVSRAAKWKTAIQMLALAVLLVGDAAPALPVLETGLALLWAAALLTLWTGYDYLRAGLAHMIEDPAAVPPPRPVGKPERPAGTP